One Cucurbita pepo subsp. pepo cultivar mu-cu-16 chromosome LG11, ASM280686v2, whole genome shotgun sequence DNA window includes the following coding sequences:
- the LOC111805519 gene encoding LOW QUALITY PROTEIN: deoxyuridine 5'-triphosphate nucleotidohydrolase (The sequence of the model RefSeq protein was modified relative to this genomic sequence to represent the inferred CDS: inserted 2 bases in 1 codon) has protein sequence MEGKFGAITDDAXSSLPLFKAVSPSSNPTQTCVNFRFNSHFSRTLTMAQNCPSEDNVTLRSPKVPKLAHESGESERFSYSSTLLRVKKLSDNAVLPSRASALSAGYDLSSAKDTIIPSRGRGLVPTDLSIAIPDGTYARIAPRSGLALKHAIDVGAGVIDADYRGPLAVILFNHSDADFEVKMGDRIAQLILEKIVTPEVLEVEDLDSTLRGESGFGSTGV, from the exons ATGGAGGGAAAATTTGGCGCCATTACCGACGATGC CTCTAGTCTTCCTCTATTTAAAGCCGTTTCGCCTTCTTCTAACCCCACACAGACCTGCGTCAATTTCAGGTTCAATTCTCATTTCTCCCGAACCCTAACAATGGCGCAGAACTGCCCCTCAGAAGACAATGTAACGTTGCGGTCGCCCAAGGTACCAAAGCTTGCTCATGAGAGCGGTGAGTCTGAAAGATTTAGCTATTCATCGACGCTTCTCAGAGTAAAGAAACTGTCCGATAATGCCGTGTTGCCATCGCGAGCCTCCGCTCTCTCCGCTGGTTACGATCTCTCCAG TGCAAAAGATACGATTATCCCTTCTCGAGGAAGAGGCTTGGTTCCGACTGATTTGAGCATCGCGATTCCGGACGGAACTTACGCTCGAATTG CACCGCGTTCGGGTTTGGCTTTGAAGCATGCGATCGATGTTGGTGCGGGTGTGATAGATGCTGATTACAGAGGCCCCCTGGCAGTAATATTGTTCAATCACTCTGATGCGGATTTCGAGGTGAAAATGGGCGACAGAATCGCTCAACTGATTCTTGAGAAAATTGTGACGCCGGAGGTGCTGGAGGTCGAGGATTTGGATTCCACTCTCCGAGGTGAATCTGGCTTCGGCTCTACAGGTGTTTGA